The Deinococcus roseus genome includes the window TTAGGGCGGTCAGGTTGTCTTCGAGGTGTTCCACATTGCGGTTGCGGTAGGCGTTTCCTGCCCCCTGCTCGAATTCCTCGGCCTGCTTGTAAGCCGCTTCATTGCCCAGGGTGCGGGCCAACTTGCGGGTGCGACGGGTGATTTCGATCACCTCGTTCATCAGGGTGTTGTAATCGGTCTTGCTCACAGCATCAGTATACGCATTGACAATTCAGCTTTTGGGTGCGTGCTACACTCTGACAGTACATCCCCAGGAGGATCACGATGGCTCACCCTTTGATCGGGCAAAGTGCCCCGGATTTCACACTTAAAGCCTCCACCAGCGACATGATCACCCTTTCCAGCTTCAAAGGACAGAAAAATGTGGTGTTGGTGTTCTATCCGCTGGATTTCAGCCCGGTGTGCAGCATGCAGATCCCTGAATACTCCAACCGCAAAGACGATTTTGCCAGAAACGACACGGTGGTTTTTGGGGTCAACCGGGACAGCATCTACACCCACAAAGCCTGGGCCGCGGAATTTGGCATCGAAATTCCCTTGCTGGCAGACATCAAATGCGATGCGGCAAAAGCCTACGGGGTTTATGTGGAAGAAAAAGGCCACTCTGGCCGCGCAGTTTTTGTGATCGACAAGAAAGGCATGGTGCGGGATGCCCACATCGAAAATGCCACCAGTGAATTCACCCTGCCTGTGGATGAACTGCTGAAAAAGATCGAACAACTTGCAGCCACGGTTTGATGCCAAAATCCCTGAATGAAGAGCAGCAGAGCATGACGCTCTGCTGTTTTGTTGGATTCTGTTTGTGGCTGTTCAGGAGAGGGTTTTCTTCATGCGGTAACCGCTGCCCCACACCGTGTCAATGACGGGATAAGAACGCAATTTCTTGCGCAAATCGGCAATGCGCACATCCACACTGCGGGATGAGGGTTCCAGGTTCTTTTCCCACACCAGGTGCATCAGGGATTCGCGGGTGAACACCTTGCCGGGTTCGCGGGCCAGGGTGACCAGCAAATCAAATTCGGTTTTGGTGAGTTTGAGGGGTTTTTCTTCCAGCAGCACTTCGCGGGTCACCAGGTTGATGCTGAGTTTGCCGTGCTGCAGGATTTCGCTCTTGCCTGCCCGTCTGAGCAGGGATTTGACCCGTGCCAGCAGTTCTTTCAACTCGAAGGGCTTGGTGAGGAAGTCGTCTGCTCCCACCTCGAAGCCTTCCAGTCGGGCATCCAGATTGGTGCGGGCACTGCACATCAGGATGGGGTGGTTGGGGTGGGTGCGGCGGATGCCTTCCACCACCTGATAGCCTTCCATGTCGGGAAGCATCAGGTCCAGAATGACCAGGTCGCTTTTGGCGTACTTCTCCAGCCCTTCATCTCCACGGCTTGCTGTGAGGATCTGGTACCCCTGGCGTTCCAGGTAGGTTTTCAGGGTCTGTCTCAGCGAAGCTTCATCTTCGACGATGAGGATTTTAATCATGTGCGTTTCTCCTCTTGTTCCTTTGAAGCCGTTCGGCCAGCAAGCTGGGTGCGGGTAAAGCGAAGTGCCTCCAACTTCGGACCCTGCCCAGAGATCTGGCGAACAGTTTTCCAAGTGAACTTCCCGACCTTCATTCTGGCTTTAGTCAATTTACATAAATCTTACAACGGGGTTCTGTGCCTCAGACGTAAATTTAGCCACGATTGCAAGAATGGTGTAATAGACGTGTATTTTTTGTTTTACCAGCCGCTTAAGTAAGCCAGATGGCGTATTAGACAATTGGGCATGAGAAACGCCTTTTCAACCTGAAGTCTGGCTTAGCAAGTGTAAAGATCAGCGGCGCAATCGACCCAGCAAAGAAGACAGTTCCCGCACTTTCAGCAAGAAGGCCAGCAGCAGATACACCACGCCGCCCACACCACCTGCGGTCACCAGCACAGCCAGACCTTGCAAGATGCCACCCGAATGGTTAAGCCCTGCGCCCATGGCCTGCCCCACAAACCAGGCGGCCAGACCTGCCAGCAGTGCAGCAGGAACCACCCGCACCAGAAACACCAGCAATTCACGCAAAGGAAAGCCCAGCTGGCGGCGATACAGGAACAGTTGCACCCCCAGCACCAGCAGTCCGGAAATGAAACTGCTCACCCCAAACCCCTGCAGCCCCAGAAGGTCCTTTCTGGTGAGGATGGAATACAGCAACACCTCCAGAAAAGCCCCACCTGAAGTGATCAAAAGAGAATCCAGGGTGCGGCCCCGCACAAAGAAGGTGCGGGCCATGAACTGGATCATGCCCCAGGGCACAATGGCCAGTGCCCAGGTGCTCAGAATCAGGCTGCCTGCCTGAAACTTCTGAATTTCTGCAGGAGAGGTGGGCAAGTGCAAATTGAAGATGCTCACGGCATATGGAGCCAGAGCCACCAACAAAGCACTCACCGGAGCGGCAAAGAACACCACAGCCCTCAGGCCCTGCACCGTCAATTTTGTGAAACCCTCCTGGTCCTGCTCGTTCCAGTGGCGGGCCAATCTGGGATACAGCGCTGTGGCAGGGGAGACCGCAAAGAGCCCCAGGGCCAGTTGAAAAATCACCTCGGCATTCTGGTAACCCGAGATGGTGCCCCCGGAAAAAGCCGTGATGAACCGGGTCACGATCAGGTTCAGAAACTGCCTGGCACTGGTGGAAATCAGAAAAGGAGCCATGCGTGTCAGGACCGTTTGCAATTTGGGATCCCAGCCCAGACGGGGAAAAGGAAACAGCCCCATTTTGAACAGCGGCCAGGATTGCACCAGAAACTGCACAAATCCCCCAAAAGTCCAGCCAAAACCCAGCCAGAACGCCGTTCTGGGGGCCACCAGCAACACCAGAATGGAAGCCACATTGAAAGCCACCTGGGCATAACTGTAGGCTTTAAAATTTTCTCTGGCGCTCAAAATCCCCATGCTGCTGGCAGAAAAAGACATCATCATCAGGAAAGGCATCACCAGCTGGGTGATTTGCACCGCCAGATCAATGTTGATGTTGTCCCCATCGGCCACCAGCAAATGCACAATCGGGCGGGCAAACACGATGCCCAGACCCACCAGAAACACATTGATGGCAATCAGAGCACCAAAGAAAGCCTCAGACAGCTTTTTGCGTTCAGGCTCAGCAAGCCCCTGGTACACCGGAATGAAAGAATTGACCAGTGCCCCCTCTGCCAGAAGTTCCCGGAACAGGTTGGGCACCTTGGAAGCCACATTGAAAGCATCCTGCACCGACACAGGAAACAGGTTGATCACCATCTGGCGAACCAGGCCCAGCACACGGCTGAACAGGGTCCCCAGCATCAAAATCACAGTGTTCTTCATTGCCGAAGGCTTGGAAACAGTCACGCGGAACATCGTACCACCCGCACATGGGACCGAATGAAAAATACTTGCCCCACTTCTAAAAAGGTGGTACATTCAATACCGCACTGGAGAGGTGCCAGAGCGGTTTAATGGGACAGTCTCGAAAACTGTTGTGTGGGTGACTGCACCGAGGGTTCGAATCCCTCTCTCTCCGCCATAAAAAAGGAACGGAAACCTTATAGGTTTCCGTTCCTTTTTTGCCGAGGGCGCAGGGCTGAGGGCTGAGGGCAAAAACCATTCGTTTTCAGCCACTGACAGCCAGCACTTGACACAAGGCGTTTACTAAAGCATCTTAGGCTCTCGGCTCTCGGCTCTCGGCTCTCGGCTCTCGGCAAAAGTTGAGCCTGCGAAACTTTCACTGTTGTTATACATGTGCCCCTTTTGACACAAAGGGGTGATTTTCTTGTGTGGTTCCACCCCATATGATGGTGCAAGATGCAACGGTTCCTTCTTCTCTTGCTGCTTCTGGTGCTGCCCATGGCCACGGCCAAAAGTGAAGCCACCCAGACCCCCAACAACCAGGCTGTGCTGCTGAAAGGGTTTTCCTGGAGCAGGCAGACCTACAACAACTGTGGTCCCCAGGCCCTGTCTTCGGTGCTGTCCTATTACGGGGTGCAGGTCAATCAGGCCAAGATCTCCCAGTCGCTCAAGGCCTGTCCCACCTGTTACATGCGGGCAGATGTGATCGATCCTTACGTCAAGACCTTTGGGTTGCGGGCACAGCGTTTCCAGAATGGAGCGCTGGGGCACCTGAAAGTGCTGGTTCGGGGCGGCTTTCCGGTGATGGTTTTGCAGTACCTGAAGAAGCCTGGAGAGGTCCCCCATTTTCGGATCGTGACGGGGTTTGATGAAACCCAGAAGCTCTTTTACATCAACGATCCGTACTACGCGCCCAATGCCACCATCAGTTACCAGGATTTTGAGACCCTCTGGGGAGATTTGTACTCCAGAGAATTCATTGTGGTTTACCCTGAGGTGCAGAAAAGCAAGCTGGGCAAACTGCTGGGTGTGAGATTGTAAGCAGGAAGTAACGAAAAAGAATATAAAAGTGCCATACACAGGTGTGCTCATTTTGGCGGCAATTGTGCGCCAGCAAGCCAACTTCAGGCTTGATTCAGGCTTCAGGGCTGCTAAGATGGGTTAACCACACGAGTTCTTTCACCGGGAGGTGAGGTATGGTGACCCTGCTCTTTCTGCTGTTGCTCTCTTCTGCCATCTACGCGTTCTGCCTCGGGTTCAAATCTCTGGACCAGAACAACTCCCGTCCGGCTCCCATGCGAGCCACTGTACCTGTCAAGTGCAATAGAAAATAACCCCACCCACATTCCATTCTCCAGATTTTTCTGGAGAATTTTTCATGCTGGATTTTTCTGGGCGTAAGTGTGCACCGTCCATCCAGGCTGCATCCAGGGCTTCAGGACAGATTCCAGGGTTCTGATCTGTCTGGGAGCAAACCAGCCCTGGGCATCTTTGTTGAGCACCAGCCCCCGGGTCAGGTGCAGGCAGGCATGTTGAAGGTTTCCCTTCTGGTCCAAAAGCACCAGAACACTGAAATTCTGGGGTGCAGCAAGATCTGTTTCGGTCAAGAGGAAACCCTGCTCATGTAGCCCTGTCAGAAAAGGTTCTGGGTGCAACCAGGTGTTTTGAATGCTCAGGAACTTCTCTTCATCTGCAAGCAGAGGAGCCAGAGCAGTGGCAAGACAATTGGGACCGCTTTCTGCTGCAAATTGACCTGCAAGCCTGCGCACCTGAGGCCCACAGTGCAATTCAATGGTCTTCCACAGGTCTTCAGACAGGGCAGAGGAGAGGCAAGGCTCCCGGTCTTGCTCGATCTGGGCAGCGAGCCAGCGTTCCTGATCTTCTGCAGTCAGGGCATGCCATGCGTCGTGTCTCAGGGCCACATGGGGTCCAGTGTTTGTTTCAAAGAGATCTGGTTTGAGCACTGCAGGCAAAGTTCCAAAAACCTGCAGGACAGCCTCCAGAGGATAAATCTGTCCACGTCCCAGTTCCATTTGCAGTTGCATGATGCTGTCATGATGCGGGTGAAAACGGATGGTGTCTGGGGGGCAACAAGCCACATGGCTGGCTTGCGAACCCACATGGTAGGTCTGGTAAGCATCTGCAAAATTCAGGTTTCCTCTAGGGGTTCTGGGTTGAGGGTTGAGGTCCCTGGCCAGGTCCAACAAGGTTTCAGTGAAAAACAAAGGTTCATCTGGAAAAACAAAAATCTCCTTCCAGCGCTGCAGGGTGCAGAAGGGAACAGAAATTCCGAGAAGGTTCATGGGGTGATTTTACGGGATGCTGGCTGCAAAAGGCCATCGGCAACACCTGTATCCCCAATGGCAGGAGGCCTTCATGGCCGATGGTTTAAAGACCCCATCTGAGATAGCCTTGAAGGCATGAATTGTTTTTCAGGGTTGCACATCTGGCAGCAGGGTTTGCAGCACCTGAACCACTTCTCTGATGGCCGGGACATCCAATCCATCCTGGCGCACCACCAGCCGGATGTCCCGATGCATGGGGAACACCAGTGGAGCAACAGCAGTGTTGGCAGGCAGATAATCCAGAGCCATTCGGGCGGTCAGGCAGGCCCCGATGCCCTCCTTGACCATGTTGTACATGGTGAGGTCGTCCTGCACCCAGATGATTTCTGCCGGGGTGATCTGGTGGGTGGTCAGGTACCCTTGAATGCGCAGGGTGCAATCGCAATCCCGGGTGACAATCAGGGTTTTTCCCTGAAGGTCTGCAGGGTCAACAGGCCTGCTGAGCTGCCAGTGTTGGGGCAAAAGGACCACAAAAGGATCCTGAAAGAGGGGCCAGGAGGTGAAGCCCTCTGCCTCTCCATTGGGAACGAAAGCCAGATCCGCTTTGCCCTGGTGCAGTGGAGCAAGCAGGTTTTCTTCGTAGCAGATGGTGCATTCCAGGAGTTCAAGCTGCAAATCAGGATGGTGCTTTTTCAGATGGGCCATCAGTGCAGGCATGATCTGGCTGGAAATGCTGCGAAACAGGGAAATCCTCAGGGTGCCTTGCAGGCTTCCTCTGGACAGGGCCACCTCCTGATCGATGCTTTCCAGGGCTTGCAGGGCGATCCGGGCATGCCTGACCACCTGTTCTCCCAGTACAGTCAATTGGGAACCCAGTGGTCCCCGCAGCAGCAAGCGGCTCTGGTGGTGCTTTTCCAGCGCTTGCACGGCCTCACTCACCGAAGATTGCGACATCTGCAGTGCACTGGCCGCTCTGGAGAGGCTTCCGGTGTCTGCAACGGCAATCAGGGCTTTCAACTGGTGCAGCTTCATTTTTCCATTTTAGCCAGGGCAACCCGAGGTCTTCTGGGCATGTTCTGACATCCCCTGTGAGATCTGTTTCAAGGTTCTGTGTGCCGTTCTGGAGAGGCAACAGACCTGTACTTCTCCTCCAGATGTTCAGGAGCTTTTTCATGCAAACCCTCACCCTTTTTGACGTTCAGGAAGCCGCTCTGCGGATCAAGCCCCATGTTCACCGTACCCCTGTGCTTTCCTCGCAGACCCTCAATGCCCTGTGTGACCGGGAACTGTGGTTCAAAGCAGAACACCTGCAAAAAACCGGCAGTTTCAAGGTGCGTGGGGCCATGAATGCTGCCCTGCAACTGGAAAACCCAAAGGGCTTGCTGACCCGCTCCAGTGGCAACCATGCCCAGGGGGTGGCCCTGGCTGCCCGCACGCTGGGCATTCCCTGCATCGTGGTGATGCACGAAGATGCCAGCGAATTGAAGAAAGAGGCTGTGCGCTCTTATGGAGCGACTGTGGTGGATGCTGGCGTCACCCATCTGAATGCAGACCAGAAGGTGCAGGAGTTGATTGCCCAGACGGGTTTCACTTTTCTGCATGCCTACGAAAACCTGCAGGTGATGACCGGACAGGGCACCCAGGCTCTTGAACTTTTTGAGCAGATCTCTGCCCCGGATGCTGTGCTGGTCGCTGTCGGGGGAGGGGGGATGATCAGCGGGATTGCCACGGTGGTGAAAGCCCTGTGGCCCCAGACCCTGGTGCTGGGGGTGGAGCCTGAACGCGCCAACGATGCCCAGCAAAGCCTGCGCAAAGGAGAGAGGGTGACTTTGCCTGCCGCTCCAGACACCATTGCAGATGCCGTGCGCCCCCTCACGCCCGGTGCCCTGACGTTCCCAGTGATGCAGCGTCTGGTGGACGACATTCTGACAGTCAGCGAGGAAACCATTCTGGAAGCCCAGACCCTGATGATGCGCCACCTCAAGCAGGTGGTGGAACCCACTGCGGC containing:
- a CDS encoding response regulator receiver protein, with amino-acid sequence MSKTDYNTLMNEVIEITRRTRKLARTLGNEAAYKQAEEFEQGAGNAYRNRNVEHLEDNLTALKELEKALKNNTVQN
- a CDS encoding redoxin domain-containing protein — protein: MAHPLIGQSAPDFTLKASTSDMITLSSFKGQKNVVLVFYPLDFSPVCSMQIPEYSNRKDDFARNDTVVFGVNRDSIYTHKAWAAEFGIEIPLLADIKCDAAKAYGVYVEEKGHSGRAVFVIDKKGMVRDAHIENATSEFTLPVDELLKKIEQLAATV
- a CDS encoding response regulator transcription factor, translated to MIKILIVEDEASLRQTLKTYLERQGYQILTASRGDEGLEKYAKSDLVILDLMLPDMEGYQVVEGIRRTHPNHPILMCSARTNLDARLEGFEVGADDFLTKPFELKELLARVKSLLRRAGKSEILQHGKLSINLVTREVLLEEKPLKLTKTEFDLLVTLAREPGKVFTRESLMHLVWEKNLEPSSRSVDVRIADLRKKLRSYPVIDTVWGSGYRMKKTLS
- the murJ gene encoding murein biosynthesis integral membrane protein MurJ gives rise to the protein MKNTVILMLGTLFSRVLGLVRQMVINLFPVSVQDAFNVASKVPNLFRELLAEGALVNSFIPVYQGLAEPERKKLSEAFFGALIAINVFLVGLGIVFARPIVHLLVADGDNINIDLAVQITQLVMPFLMMMSFSASSMGILSARENFKAYSYAQVAFNVASILVLLVAPRTAFWLGFGWTFGGFVQFLVQSWPLFKMGLFPFPRLGWDPKLQTVLTRMAPFLISTSARQFLNLIVTRFITAFSGGTISGYQNAEVIFQLALGLFAVSPATALYPRLARHWNEQDQEGFTKLTVQGLRAVVFFAAPVSALLVALAPYAVSIFNLHLPTSPAEIQKFQAGSLILSTWALAIVPWGMIQFMARTFFVRGRTLDSLLITSGGAFLEVLLYSILTRKDLLGLQGFGVSSFISGLLVLGVQLFLYRRQLGFPLRELLVFLVRVVPAALLAGLAAWFVGQAMGAGLNHSGGILQGLAVLVTAGGVGGVVYLLLAFLLKVRELSSLLGRLRR
- a CDS encoding C39 family peptidase codes for the protein MQRFLLLLLLLVLPMATAKSEATQTPNNQAVLLKGFSWSRQTYNNCGPQALSSVLSYYGVQVNQAKISQSLKACPTCYMRADVIDPYVKTFGLRAQRFQNGALGHLKVLVRGGFPVMVLQYLKKPGEVPHFRIVTGFDETQKLFYINDPYYAPNATISYQDFETLWGDLYSREFIVVYPEVQKSKLGKLLGVRL
- a CDS encoding LysR family transcriptional regulator, translated to MKLHQLKALIAVADTGSLSRAASALQMSQSSVSEAVQALEKHHQSRLLLRGPLGSQLTVLGEQVVRHARIALQALESIDQEVALSRGSLQGTLRISLFRSISSQIMPALMAHLKKHHPDLQLELLECTICYEENLLAPLHQGKADLAFVPNGEAEGFTSWPLFQDPFVVLLPQHWQLSRPVDPADLQGKTLIVTRDCDCTLRIQGYLTTHQITPAEIIWVQDDLTMYNMVKEGIGACLTARMALDYLPANTAVAPLVFPMHRDIRLVVRQDGLDVPAIREVVQVLQTLLPDVQP
- a CDS encoding threonine/serine dehydratase; this encodes MQTLTLFDVQEAALRIKPHVHRTPVLSSQTLNALCDRELWFKAEHLQKTGSFKVRGAMNAALQLENPKGLLTRSSGNHAQGVALAARTLGIPCIVVMHEDASELKKEAVRSYGATVVDAGVTHLNADQKVQELIAQTGFTFLHAYENLQVMTGQGTQALELFEQISAPDAVLVAVGGGGMISGIATVVKALWPQTLVLGVEPERANDAQQSLRKGERVTLPAAPDTIADAVRPLTPGALTFPVMQRLVDDILTVSEETILEAQTLMMRHLKQVVEPTAALPLAALLEHKDLPKRLALFVCGGNWLP